A part of Solenopsis invicta isolate M01_SB chromosome 2, UNIL_Sinv_3.0, whole genome shotgun sequence genomic DNA contains:
- the LOC105199106 gene encoding FGFR1 oncogene partner 2 homolog — protein sequence MSLTFQQIILDAKKLVIRISDHENTADTLISEVEAVCGQIDNMKQYQEEVEILNTEAKQRPHLQLIAGIQRENKHLREIQAENKELRNALEDHQFALEHIMSKYRQQTASLLRLSKTDYSSMHNSKYANIITSQAEKINEMAAVMKTAAALDEENELKEKEMLHSLKEENATLREIVNIANKYGSLNKECSVESKSVQTDPPID from the exons ATGTCGTTGACATTTCAACAGATCATATTGGATGCCAAAAAATTGGTCATTCGAATTTCAGACCATGAGAATACGGCAGACACTCTGATAAGTGAGGTTGAAGCTGTGTGTGGACAAATTGATAACATGAAGCAG TATCAAGAGGaagtagaaattttaaatactgaAGCAAAGCAAAGACCACACTTGCAATTGATCGCCGGGATCCAAAGGGAAAACAAACATTTGCGAGAAATACAGGCAGAGAATAAAGAGTTGAGAAATGCATTGGAAGATCATCAATTTGCTCTGGAGCACATAATGTCCAAATATCGACAGCAAACTGCCTCTTTATTACGTCTTAGCAAAACCGACTATTCATCCATGCACAATTCAAAATATGCTAAT ATAATAACCAGTCAAGCggagaaaattaatgaaatggcAGCCGTGATGAAAACAGCTGCTGCGTTAGATGAGGAGAATGAATTGAAGGAGAAAGAGATGTTGCATtctttgaaagaagaaaatgcCACACTCCGAGAAATagtaaatattgcaaataaatacggTTCCTTAAATAAAGAATGTTCTGTAGAAAGTAAATCCGTTCAAACGGATCCGCcaatagattaa